From a region of the Malania oleifera isolate guangnan ecotype guangnan chromosome 12, ASM2987363v1, whole genome shotgun sequence genome:
- the LOC131144363 gene encoding VQ motif-containing protein 4, with protein sequence MENSPRTQDNRNPSQLPSPNSHSSNSSSSSNSHTSNGVHHSPSTPKPITRSEINPYPTTFVQADTTSFKQVVQMLTGSSETAKQAASKPPSSDPHPPPPKNSIPPIRAGPKKPQSGFKLYERRNSVKSLKISPLIPGFVQGSGFSPRKPEILSPSMLDFPSLVLSPVTPLIPDPFNRSPQKLDPNLDSEAEEKAIAGKGFYLHPSPATTPRESEPRLLPLFPVTSPKVSGSSS encoded by the coding sequence ATGGAAAATTCTCCGAGAACCCAAGATAACAGAAACCCATCACAGTTACCATCTCCAAACAGCCATAGCAGCAACAGTAGCAGCAGCAGTAACAGCCACACCAGCAACGGAGTCCACCACTCGCCGTCGACCCCCAAACCCATAACCCGATCCGAAATTAACCCGTACCCGACGACCTTCGTCCAAGCTGACACCACCTCTTTCAAACAGGTGGTTCAAATGCTCACCGGTTCCTCCGAAACCGCCAAGCAAGCCGCCTCTAAGCCTCCTTCCTCCGATCCTCATCCGCCACCGCCGAAGAACTCGATTCCCCCCATCCGGGCCGGACCCAAAAAACCACAGTCTGGGTTCAAGCTCTACGAACGGAGGAACAGCGTCAAGAGTCTTAAGATCAGTCCTTTGATCCCTGGCTTCGTTCAGGGATCTGGGTTTTCTCCCCGGAAGCCAGAGATTTTATCCCCGAGCATGCTCGACTTCCCGTCGCTGGTTCTCAGTCCGGTAACACCGTTGATACCCGACCCGTTCAACAGGTCGCCGCAGAAATTGGATCCTAACTTGGATTCGGAGGCTGAGGAAAAAGCTATAGCCGGGAAGGGATTTTACTTGCACCCGTCGCCGGCGACGACGCCGAGGGAGTCAGAGCCCCGACTCTTGCCGCTTTTCCCCGTGACGTCTCCGAAAGTCTCAGGTTCTTCTTCTTGA